The following coding sequences lie in one Lysobacter capsici genomic window:
- the ispG gene encoding flavodoxin-dependent (E)-4-hydroxy-3-methylbut-2-enyl-diphosphate synthase, protein MNSDAPLPCAHPGFGPLPRRLTRSVTVGGVQVGGGAPVVVQSMTNTDTTDVASTAKQIGELWRAGSELVRITVNTVEAAAAVPRIVDKLAMKGIEVPIIGDFHYNGHQLLTAEPACAEVLAKYRINPGNVGFGKKKDSQFATLIEFAIKYGKPVRIGANWGSLDQALATQLMDENAARAEPWDAGRVLREALIRSALDSAARAVELGLPADRIVLSAKVSGVQELIAVYRELATRGDYALHLGLTEAGIGSKGIVASSAALGVLLQEGIGDTIRISLTPEPGQSRNNEVIVAQELLQTMGLRAFTPMVTACPGCGRTTSTFFQELAQTVQEHVRNKMPEWKITHPGAENLTLAVMGCIVNGPGESRHANIGISLPGTGETPSAPVFEDGEKTVTLRGEHIAQDFVALIDTYVERNYGARVAGA, encoded by the coding sequence ATGAATTCAGACGCCCCCTTGCCCTGCGCCCATCCCGGTTTCGGCCCCCTGCCGCGACGCCTGACCCGATCGGTGACGGTCGGCGGGGTCCAGGTCGGCGGCGGCGCGCCGGTGGTGGTGCAGTCGATGACCAACACCGACACCACCGATGTCGCCTCCACCGCCAAGCAGATCGGCGAATTGTGGCGGGCCGGCTCGGAACTGGTGCGCATCACCGTCAATACCGTCGAGGCCGCCGCGGCGGTGCCGCGGATCGTCGACAAGCTGGCGATGAAGGGCATCGAGGTGCCGATCATCGGCGACTTCCACTACAACGGCCATCAACTGCTTACCGCGGAACCTGCTTGCGCCGAAGTGCTGGCCAAGTACCGGATCAACCCCGGCAACGTCGGCTTCGGCAAGAAGAAGGACAGCCAGTTCGCCACCTTGATCGAGTTCGCGATCAAGTACGGCAAGCCGGTGCGCATCGGCGCCAACTGGGGTTCGCTGGATCAGGCCTTGGCCACCCAACTGATGGACGAGAACGCCGCCCGCGCCGAACCCTGGGATGCCGGCCGGGTGCTGCGCGAGGCGCTGATCCGCTCGGCCCTGGATTCGGCCGCGCGCGCGGTCGAGCTGGGCCTGCCGGCCGATCGCATCGTGCTCAGCGCCAAGGTCAGCGGCGTGCAGGAACTGATCGCGGTGTATCGCGAACTGGCCACCCGCGGCGACTACGCGCTGCACCTGGGCCTAACCGAGGCCGGCATCGGCAGCAAGGGCATCGTCGCCTCCAGCGCCGCGCTCGGGGTGCTGCTGCAGGAAGGCATCGGCGACACCATCCGCATTTCGCTGACGCCCGAACCGGGGCAGTCGCGCAACAACGAAGTCATCGTCGCCCAGGAACTGCTGCAGACCATGGGCCTGCGCGCGTTCACCCCGATGGTCACCGCCTGCCCGGGTTGCGGCCGGACCACCAGTACCTTCTTCCAGGAACTGGCGCAGACCGTGCAGGAGCACGTGCGCAACAAGATGCCGGAGTGGAAGATCACCCATCCGGGCGCGGAGAACCTCACCCTGGCGGTGATGGGCTGCATCGTCAACGGCCCGGGCGAATCGCGTCACGCCAACATCGGCATCTCCTTGCCGGGCACCGGCGAGACGCCGTCGGCGCCGGTGTTCGAAGACGGCGAGAAGACCGTGACCCTGCGCGGCGAGCACATCGCCCAGGACTTCGTGGCCTTGATCGATACCTACGTCGAACGCAACTACGGCGCCCGTGTCGCCGGCGCCTGA
- the xseA gene encoding exodeoxyribonuclease VII large subunit, producing the protein MPPSQTDEVLTPSQLNALARDLLEDTFPLIWVEGELGNLSRPSSGHLYMTLKDARAQVRCAMFKPKSSWLKFVPREGLRVLARGRLTLYEARGDYQLVLDHMEEAGEGALRRAFEELKARLSAEGLFDSERKRELPRFPTRIAVITSPSGAAVRDVLSVLARRFPLVEAEVLPVPVQGDGAAERITAMLQRAQASQRYDVIVLARGGGSLEDLWAFNDERLARAIAASSVPVVSAIGHETDFSLADFAADVRAPTPSVAAELLVPQRDDLLHRLRVLDARLANLQGQRLRQAMQRTDRAGLRLNAQRPQARLAALRTRQDDALRRLQQAWRLKLERERAHLRHADAVLRARHPRRRIAQLRERLGALALRPQAAIARRLRNDALRLRGLARSMEAISPLATVARGYAIVQHEDGRVVRSVLDAAPGDRLTARVHDGQLKVRVEDKDS; encoded by the coding sequence ATGCCCCCCAGCCAAACCGACGAAGTCCTCACCCCCAGCCAGCTCAACGCCCTGGCCCGCGACCTGCTGGAGGACACCTTCCCGCTGATCTGGGTCGAAGGCGAACTGGGCAACCTGTCGCGGCCGTCGTCGGGGCATCTGTACATGACCCTGAAGGACGCGCGCGCCCAGGTCCGCTGCGCGATGTTCAAGCCCAAGAGCAGCTGGCTGAAATTCGTCCCGCGCGAAGGCCTGCGGGTGCTCGCGCGCGGCCGGCTGACCCTGTACGAAGCGCGTGGCGACTACCAGCTCGTGCTCGATCACATGGAAGAGGCCGGCGAAGGCGCGCTGCGGCGCGCGTTCGAGGAACTCAAGGCGCGGCTGAGCGCCGAAGGCCTGTTCGACAGCGAGCGCAAACGCGAGCTGCCGCGCTTTCCGACCCGCATCGCGGTGATCACCTCGCCCAGCGGCGCGGCGGTGCGCGACGTGCTCAGCGTGCTGGCGCGGCGCTTCCCGCTGGTCGAGGCCGAGGTGCTGCCGGTGCCGGTGCAAGGCGACGGCGCGGCCGAGCGCATCACCGCGATGCTGCAGCGCGCGCAGGCCTCGCAACGCTATGACGTGATCGTGCTCGCCCGCGGCGGCGGTTCGCTGGAAGACCTGTGGGCGTTCAACGACGAACGCCTCGCGCGCGCGATCGCCGCCTCGTCGGTGCCGGTGGTGTCGGCGATCGGCCACGAAACCGACTTCAGCCTGGCCGACTTCGCCGCCGACGTGCGCGCGCCGACCCCGTCGGTCGCGGCCGAACTGCTGGTGCCGCAGCGCGACGACCTGCTGCACCGCCTGCGCGTGCTGGACGCGCGCCTGGCCAACCTGCAAGGCCAGCGCCTGCGCCAGGCGATGCAGCGCACCGACCGCGCCGGCCTGCGCTTGAACGCGCAACGCCCGCAAGCGCGGCTGGCCGCGTTGCGCACCCGCCAGGACGACGCGCTGCGCCGGCTGCAACAGGCCTGGCGGCTCAAGCTCGAACGCGAACGCGCGCATCTGCGTCATGCCGACGCGGTGCTGCGCGCGCGTCACCCGCGACGCCGCATCGCGCAACTGCGCGAACGCCTGGGCGCGCTCGCCCTGCGTCCGCAAGCGGCGATCGCGCGGCGCTTGCGCAACGACGCGCTGCGCCTGCGCGGCCTGGCCCGCTCGATGGAAGCGATCAGCCCCTTGGCGACCGTCGCCCGCGGCTACGCCATCGTCCAGCACGAAGACGGCCGGGTGGTGCGCAGCGTGCTCGACGCCGCCCCGGGCGATCGCCTGACCGCGCGGGTGCACGACGGGCAGTTGAAGGTGCGGGTCGAGGACAAGGATTCGTAG
- a CDS encoding DUF6053 domain-containing protein produces the protein MWEGLQPRCFSISSPESRNRFAEAIGAKSVGAEAPPTKDFAVAP, from the coding sequence TTGTGGGAGGGGCTTCAGCCCCGATGCTTTTCGATCAGTTCGCCTGAATCTCGGAACCGTTTTGCCGAAGCGATCGGAGCGAAAAGCGTCGGGGCTGAAGCCCCTCCCACAAAAGACTTCGCGGTCGCGCCGTAA